The Capsicum annuum cultivar UCD-10X-F1 chromosome 3, UCD10Xv1.1, whole genome shotgun sequence genomic sequence atatatttatatccatcaatcatatttatcaaaatatattttctctattcaatcgattatggttagataaacttatttagctcgtgcttgtgatatttttattcaaattttagaagaataacaatcataataattagtttgttgttaattattttatcaattgaagacatataaattattttctccacatttggttgtatgttagtaggtaaattagcagttgagtgattttgataatttttaaaagttgagggcataaaatcatatttaaaaaagatttttcaaaagtctaaaaaaaattcaaaaagacatggtcaaacataagtccaactccaactccggaaaaaggtagttttcatggccaaacggctacttaagTTAACCAAAAAATGATGTGTAAACAACAGAAATCTCATGTAATATGAAAGTATTTACATAAAATCCCTTTAGATTTTCTCCCTCCCGATTTTACTAAATATACTCATGTACTCATACATTCGTAGCTTTATTATACATTCGTATGatgaatgataaaaaaaaaaattcctacaaTTAAGGAAAGAGAAATCAGAAAATATATTCCTATTCCTTAAATTACGACATTACATACCTAATTAAATATTGTATGAGTTAATATAGgcactgaaatttaaatttcaaaaataactcctAAACATTACTGTTAATATTCATCATTGTTGGAATACGTTTTTGAGGGGAAAAAAAATCggcttcttctttctttcatcGCTGTTGAAATAcgtttttgaggaaaaaaaataattggtttttttcttaatttctgaaaaaaaaaaaatgaacatctCCATATTGTTGCATCATTCCGGTGTCTGAGAGTCGGAAATCAGTTATAAATCATACAAAAGTGATGCCATTATTGTTTCTGAAAGTATTAACTTTCTGAAATTGGTTGCGACGATAGCGATGGAATTGAATGTTGACGAGGttcgaaaaaaattaaaattaaatacatcGTTGATGGTAATTCTTCTATAATGATCACAAGGAATGATAATGAAGTGAAggtttacataatttttttttattatactcCATTCTTTAATTcgcttaaaatcaatatgaacatccCCATATCAATATCGGAGATGGCAAAACATACTGCAGCATGCTCGCTGAGGATATAATTAAGGTTGCTTTTAAGGATTATGAAACGAAAAAGGCGGCAAAATTCAGTGACCATTCAGGAAATGCATGCGacttatgattgatttattaGTTGAAGAAATACAAGGCTTGATTTCGTGTAAGAAACTCCATCATAAGAGTGACAATAAGGCATATGTGTATGTAAGGTCCCTTGAATTCTCATTAGTGTTAAATTAGCTCATAAATCAGTTTGTAACATAAATCGTGAACAATTAAGTtgcatttttcattttgttttatgtGTATGATTATAGATTATACGTTAGTGTAAATATATGATACACTCACAAAGTATTAAATGTAAAATTCCTTAACCGTATGCTAATAATATATGATATTGTATTATACTTCgtacatatatatgatattaattattttcattattttctatcAAGTCTTGAACGTATAACAACACGTATGATGTTATGTAATGCATAAATTTAAACGTATGAGACACTTGTTCAATGTATCATTATCATATAACACAATTTACCTACCGGTAAAAACACAATGTGTTGATATACAATAACACATTAaactgtattttttttatatgttatatataataaaatgtaagGCAAATTCATTAACTACCAAACTATATAGTAACAGTACAATATAGTGTAACTTATTGCAAAACAATTCTTCaaaaagatatatatgtataggaACAATAAGGACATCCGCACAATTTGAAGATAGCACCAAACTGATATTATACAAACTGAAGACATTTACAAATGTAAATTAACATCCAACAAGAATCATTGTAACTGTCTAACatcaactacaaaaataaaaattagatgtttCAATCCCAACTATTATAAAAAGGTGCTACGAAGAAAACTATTCCTTGGCCGAGGAGGATCGTCATTATCACTTGTGGACCCTTCGTTGTCCTTTGTCACTTTGTAATGCCATAATAATGAAGCATGGCGTGCACGTTGACTTTCAGCATCAAAACCACATTAATGCACATTATACAATCTGCAGACATACACAAAGTAAAAGATATGCACAATATCATAATGTATAAATAATCAGAATGTATAACATGACGTTATACAATCATCATACATTCGCAAAGTAAATGGTATTCAATATGCATACATTCACAAAGTAAAATGTATGCCAAATATCATAATGTATATAAGATCAGAATGTATAATGTGACATTATACAATCTGCATACATTCACAAATTAAATGGCATTCAATATTCATGTTCCTTTTCATGTACAATATCCctcaaaaatacctctccaatCTCCGTTTCAGCAATCGCTCCAACATCCAATTCAAGAAGCACTTTGTACAAGGTGCTCACCTCCTATCTCAAGCCAAATCCGCCACCTAGCATCAACACCAACTTCCTCTTCATCATCTTATTCCCTCGCTAAATTAGCGGAAGAGCAAGCCGATTTAGCGATATCGGCTTATTTTGATGTCTTTGTTATATGCAATTGGattacaaaaaaattgaaataatttttaatttgaaaaagctgaaaaaaagagcaaaaaatgaCTTGATTTGAAACTCTCCAGATCAGATTAGCTTGATTATAGGCGTAAATAAAGGAACACAAATATAGAGCAAATAATGGTGCACAAAATATGGAgcaaaaaacttatttttgtatgtatgagaggatgagagagaaagtaaaaaaaaataggggATTTCAGTAATTGGTTTgggatttatgtaattatttttttaatatgaaattttatgtaataaggtaaagttagcTTATATATATTAGTTATGTATATGTAAATTTTTCAAAAGGTCTATGATTACTCCACCAATAAagtttgattattttactatggGCCTCATGCACCATATGAGGCCCTATTATTTTGACACATCAATTTTATGGGTCCACCAATCAAAATAATTGCCACTTCCTTTCTCTCCTTATtcctttacctttttatttttttaagacaaCTCatcttttttactcttttattttagagttaaatttttatttattatttttttgtccttttttatctttactttataatttttctcGTGTTCATGAAActaatctaattaatttttttttcttcctaatttttatttgtagatatttgcaaccaaatcaaatttatgtggtattttttttgtttaaatttagttatgtcatttttcTATaagttcatttttttaaaaaatgtcttttttcattttctaaaaaaaaattaattttaattttttacatgatatgtttaaatcataaaagttaaAGAATACTTGAATATagtttatgtatttttaatttaagaccaattaagagtccgtttggatagaattaaaaaataactttttaatttatgtgtttaaaagttgaaaataagtGTTTAGAAATTAAACAGATAAATGTTTGAatagaagtgttgaaactgaaaaaagtTGTGGATGTGCTTGGTAAACAAGGGTTGTTAAACACTTTTTTATTTAAGATTTGTTTATTAAGTACATCCACAATTTTTCAAAagttgtaggtgaatattaaGATTTGAACGATTGAAAAACTGGATATTTAAATTGAAGAATTTCTAAATAATTTTACATGTGGTTATTCAACTTTGAGTTtatcatacaaaaataattttcttatatataaagctatttaatttttaaatttatcaaacataaatcactcttttatttatttatgacataaaataaaagtcatccaattttaaattaacaaataaaacttatattttttttttatttctaaaaggTATTTATGTAATGTACTATACAAATGAATATATTACTAAGAGTAAAAAGGTCAAATTGTATTTCTTAAATACGAGAGGGATTATGAAATAAAATGGCTTGATAGAACAAAACTATTAAAAGGttgttcaattattttttattaattttatttttatattttgtccTTGTAATAATAAAAAACGAGGTTGATTACGTTTTTGTAAGGACTTAAGAAGATTTTAAGGTGCAAAAATTCATAAATGATTAGATAATTTTGCTAAGTTGAATGGTAATTTAAAGAATTAACTCAACGTATAGAAATCTTAAGTTataaagtttaaaatttaaatttaaataaattgagaaaaaagttcatatcttttaaatatatcaaaaaatacttaaaagaaaTAGGCGTAATTTAGATTAGTATTAATTCATTttgctaaaatttaaattagCCATCCATTTACCtgtttaatatttataaaaagtagcaaacaaagaagaggaaaaagagttacacgaaagaaaaattgaaaaaaaaaaaggagctaATGACGAAAGCAAAATGCTGACAAAAGACATTTGTCACAAATATATGGTGACCTCTCACAACTATTATCGGTTGTGTCCCATCCATTGTAAAATTTCCCACCAACTATCCATTATCTGGACAATGGACAGTCAACAGGGCAAGTCTTTCGGGAAATATGTGTTGATGcgcctattttttttttcattcgttttgaattatattaatttaatatctcTTGAAAGCAAAATATGCAAGTAAATGTGGAGGAGAGAACAAATATAATGCATAGAATTTTATGTTGGAATTGTTTTTTCTTCAGTAGCTACCATACAACTTATAAATCGTGTATGGAGTATTATTGTATACAACTGTCTTGAAGAGCAACCAAAATACGGAATCGAATAAGTCCACCAcctgctttattttattttttctcacacGTCTTTGCAGTTTGCACTcatgttttttcttaattttagtaTAAACGTTATCCTATTAAAGCCAAGAAGACGAGGTAAATGATTACCGTTTCAGTTTCCTTCCCCAGAACCATCTTCTTCTAACAGTGGATGTTACTGGAATAACTAGTCATATCACAGAAAAAAACACTCAAAACCAAACAAGAATTatctaaagttgaaaaattgCCGTCCCAGAAGTTAGACAGTCATGTCCTACACTAAACCAAAAGCAATTCCTCTTACTGTTGCAGTACTTTCCTTGCTGTTAGTGTCTGCAGTCTCAGTTTCTTTCGTTAATGGGACTTCTGTGGTTGATGGTAAGCCATTGTTTTTAACTTGAAGTTGTGATTTTTTGCTAAATGGCTGTTAATTACCTAGGCATGTTCTTGGTTTTTGCCTAAAAGTTGTAATCTTTTTTAGTATATGGAGTTGTTAGTTACCTAGGATTGTTCTTGTTTTTCCCTTAAAATTGTAAGTCTTTTTAGTTAATTACCTAGGATTgttcttgtttttccttaaaattgcAATCTCTTACTAATGAGGTCTCTAATTACCTAGGattgttcttgttttttcttaaaagttgtaatctTTTCCTAAATGGGGTTGCTAATTACCTATGATTGTTCTTGTATTTTCCTTAGAGTTGTAACCTTTCGCTAAATGGGGTCTCTAGTTACCTGGGGTTGGTCTTGTTTTTTGCTTAAAGTTGTAATCTTTTACTCAATAAGGTAGCTAATTACCTTGGATTGTTCTTGTTTTTCCCTTAAAGTTGTCATCTTTTACTGAATGTTGTTGCTAGTTACCGAGGATCAGTCTTTTTTCCCCTTAAAGGTGTAATCTTTTACTAAATTGGGTTGCTAATTACCTAGGACTAGGGTTGTACTTGTTAATTTACCCCACTCTTTCTTGTGAGTAGGTGTTGTGAGTGAGCCAATTTATGGCGTGGTTTCATCAGGAAGTAAAAGGTTTCTGGGGGAGAACAATGCGACTGGAAACTCATCTCTAGTACTGGCTGCTGAAAGAACCCATAGAAGAGATCCACTTGAGGATCGGAGTTACTATACTGGTGGATGGAACATCAGTAACGAGCATTATTGGGCTGTATGATTTCTTTTCTGCCCTTAATCCTATGTACTATGTGGAATTTGATTCTGATTTCTAAAATTGGTAACTTTCATGAAGGTCGGGTTAAAATCTTCTGTTTTAACATTGTTTTGGCTTTTTTTAGTGAATGTTCATATGCAGTAGCAATTTTGAGAAACGTAATTGTGCATTCTGAGGGACGAAATGTTCTTTACCTCCTATAGGAAATGGATGAGGATAGAGAGAGAAAACGACCCAAATATTTCTTGTACTAATCCTTGTACCATGCCTTGTTATTTTACTCTAAAACGCTTTAGGACTGTGGCATATGGAGGCTTCTTGACTTTACACCTACATATGGCTTTTTTGTAGGCGTTCTTTTATTCAATTGTAGGAGTTCTATTTTACTTTCTTACTTTTATGAGTGCTTTCACTTGAAGATGAACTTTTCATTCTaaactaaatttatgattttcattttgttAGATTTGTTGTCAACTTCTATCGGCATGTTAACTTCACTTCAAACAAAATTTGTAGAATTTCTCAGGATGTTCTTTAATGCGTGCATGTATGCCTTGTTTTCAGTCATTTCTTCACTCGTTTCAGCTTTATATGGTTGACAGACTAGTAATTATCTGATAGATAAAAACTTTTGTTGACACAGTCAGTTGCTTATACTGGTGCCCCTCTTTTCATCATTGCTCTATTCTGGTTTGTGGCATGTGCCATTTGCTTGCTCCTAGTTTGTATCTGTTGTTGTTGCTGCCGAAGAGGTCGATATGGTTACTCTCGAACAGCTTATGCACTTTCTCTTACTTTTCTCACGGCATTCACCATTGCTGCAAtgtaatctctctctctctcatatcGTTATAGTTACAAATCGATTCATTTTATGGCTTTGTCACTTATGTCCGCATTGGTATATCAGAATTGGTTCTGTTTTTCTGTATACTGGACAAGGCAAATTTCATGACGGTACAAAACATACATTAGATTATGTTGTACAACAAGCAAGATCAACAGTTGATGGTTTAAGGAATGTGTCAAACACCCTGGCTGTTGCCAAGCATACTGGAGTTAGTCAAATCTTTATACCGCAAAATGTTCAAAACAACATTGACAAGGTCGACGCCAAGATTAACTCTGCTGCTGAAACTCTTGAAAATGAAACTGAGAAGAACAAGAAGGATATCATGATTATCTTAGACTTTGTGTAAGCACTTATAGTTGAATTATTTAAGTCCTCTGAACTATACTGGTCTTGTGATGTATGACCAACTGCCATGCTGGTATGCCCTGCAGGAGGCGAATTCTCATCATTGTTGCTGCTGTAATGCTTGGTTTAGCCGCTCTTGGTTTCTGTAAGTTCTTTGTGCTTTGAAAGTTAGTAGTACATATTGACTGACAGCTATCTTTCCTTACTCTTGTTGACAATCTACTGCAGTGTTCTCTATACTTGGTCTGCAGGTTCTTGTATACATGTAAGTGTTATGACTAGAACAAATACTTCTCTTTATAACAACCTATTATACCTTTTGAAGTCTAAAGCACTGTTGTGGTTTTGCAGTCTAGTCATCATAGGCTGGATCCTTGTTGCCGTCACATTTATCTTATGTGGTTTATTTCTTGTTCTTCACAAGTAAGTTATACGTAGTTGTACTTGTTATCTTTTATATCATGCTTCTCCATCTCTGACGTTCGAACACCTACACGCTAACCTTCcagaacaaaataaataaaaaatagaaaagactAGTATAAAGAAGAAAACTATGCCCCTTTTGCACATCAAATCAATACGGCTTTTACACTGCCTCTACTAGATAGTGACTTTatgttctgaatcctctttatgTAGTATTATCTTCAGCATATACAAATTAATAAGACCACAGCTTTTGTATTAATATTATAACATTGGTCTTTTATTTGCTATCACAAGAATGCATTCTTACGTGTGTTCTTTCAGGTTCATAATTCTTCAAAGTACAAACTTAATTTTTAGTACTGTGAGCTTCTTTTTTGTTTGTTCAGTTATATATTTCCAAAGTTTCTAACGATAGTTTTGTCTATCTAAGTGCAACGGGAGACACATGTGTGGCCATGGATGATTGGGTAAAACACCCATCGGCTCATACAGCACTTGATGATATAATCCCTTGTGTGGACCCGGCTACCGCCCAAGACACGCTGTCTCAGAGCAAAGAGGTCACCTACCAATTGGTTGGAGTATCTAACAGGATCATCACCAATATTTCAAACATCAATCCGCCTTCAGGTGTTGGTTACAACCAATCTGGTCCACTGGTCCCTAACCTCTGTAATCCATTTAATTCAGACAAGACGGACCGGAAATGTGCAAGTGGTGAAGTGGAACTTAGCAATGCTACACAGGTATATATCAAACAGTGAAGATAGATGCTCAAAGAGTTCTTGAGAAGTTTCTTGTTTACTAGGTGACACTTATGGTGGGTTAAAGAAATGACTTCACACAAGTCCTTTTCCATTATGTTAGGCATCATATCCATGTTTCAGAAACCTACTACCTATTTCAGTTCAAATTGAGGAAACAACCGTAATTGGGATTCTATTTCCAACGAATTATATGCTTCGTTTCTGTTTGATATCCCTCCCTGTAAAGTGTATTCAAGAAGTTCCATTGTATTAATGCAGGTTTGGAAGAATTATGTCTGCCAGGTTTCGGCAAGTAACGTGTGCTCCACTGTGGGCCGTCTTACCCCTGCTATGTACGACCAAATGACTGCAGTAGTCAATGTTAGCAACGGCCTGTATCATTCTGGGCCTTTCCTTAAGGAACTACTTGACTGCACTTTCCTTCGAGATACCTTCACTGTCATTCATGATGAACATTGTCCCGATTTGAGCCGATACAGTAAGTGGATCTACATCGGTCTAGCTCTAGTCTCAGCTGCAGTAATGCTCTCACTCATTTGTTGGGTACTATATGCAAGAGAAAGGCGTCACCGGAAGTATACCAAACTCGTTGATGCTACATATGGTCAAGAATCTAACGCAGGGAAAAGCCATGggtgatttttcaaatatttgaaCCTCTTAAGACATTCGTTTGTTTTCCTAATAACAGTTATATCTGCAGTATTCCATGCTTTAAGTATGGCATATGAAGACGTGAACTTTCTATCATGTTTGTTTATAACAAGTCGATTAGGGACTTGTAGGGGATTCTTAGAAGTTATTCGTACATGATTGACGCTAGGATTGATGCAGATTGTTGCGTGTATACATACAGAACATGGACATCAAATTTTGTGTTTATATGACGCCCCTTAcgtttatttccttaattaatttCGTGTGACTAATTGAGCAGAAGCAATTTCTTTAGCCTTAAAACTGTTCCAAGCATCTGTTCTTGTTAATATTGGCGGATTATTTTGAAGCTTGGAAGTTTAATACTGCAAATTCTTCAAACGTAAATCATAACTAATGCTATGTCCACATACATAGAAGTGTATATTTTGTTCCAGTTGAATAATATATCAAGGTCAAGATTCTGTTTCTGGTATAAGGGACTTGTTTTAAAAGTAATTCAGCAGATACATGTTTTTTGATTTTCCATCTGGTATACGGTATTCATATTGGAGCCCGACTCAGCAGATACATTTTAACAGCACTGAAAAAGAGTTATATGAGTAAATTTGAATTAATCGAGACCAAAATGgggatataaataaataaataaataaataaataaaagaaccaTATAGTGGTAAGCATGGTCGATCGCTCTTAATTTCTAGTTCATAGCCCATAGACATGCAGTGAATCTGTGAGCTtacttaaataaagaaataaaaagggaGAGATGTTGATTCTGTGTGCTCTCTTTCCCTGTTACACCATCATTTTTCAAGACAAGCTTCAGTAAAACACATGTTGGATCTATGTGCTTCCTTCTTTTTAAAAACAAGTTTTGTTAAGACTTAAATTATACTACTAATATATCGTGGTTAACtgatgaatacaacaacaacaaactccgtgtgttcccacaaagtggggtctgaggagggtaagatgtacacagtccataccgttaccttcgaagaagtagagaggttgtttccgatagacctccggctcaaaaTAAAGAATCGTAGACAATGAGATGGATTACATAATAGAAGAAGGCGTAaggaataataaaagtaaatcaGAGCAATACAAAAATACGAGAGATAGTGCAACACGAAATAAGAGAATAGCAACAGAGAAATTATGAATGGGACACCCACGTATAAGTAACAAATACTCACAGCCATAGACACCTATGAACATAGTCCTAGAATTACTAACCTGACAACACAAGATCCCTCCTGCTGGCTAGCTACAACCCATACCCTCCCGCTAGCCTTCTATCCATATCCGctacctccacaccttcctaatTGATGAATATATTACATAATTAATCGTGAGAACTACATATGCAAATTAGATGACACTATATATTATATGTCCATTGATTTGGTGTAAACATTAAAACGTGAGTAAGTTTTTGCTATTTGTTTTGCATCGGCTTAGCTACGTATTATTTCGTTTTCTTCTAAGAATTGACGTGTGAATATAATGCAACTCAAAGTTGGTCACCAACAAATATTTATGCAAACAAAATCCTAACTTAACGAATAATAGTGGTTAAATGATGGATACACTAAATTTTTGTTTGAGCAGTTTGAATTTGGTTCATCCAAATTTCGACAACTTGATTGTTACCCCTAAACACCATCCAATTTCAGGTTGAATATCCACCAAATCCCACTTGCTGTCTAGAAGCCCCACACAACCAAGTAAAGAATGATACTCCTGTTAGGATTTGTCCTAAATTTCTTACCTTACTTGATTCTACCAAAATTAGGTTTTACTTCGGATTTCGTGTAAAAAAATATCGCTTtcctattagatttctattaggtTTATTGTTTCTTAGAGGAGGATACATAGTAATAACATAATATCATCTACAATGCAGGGGGAGATTTTCTACAaataggttttatgtttttcaatataAGTTTTTTATGTGTAGGTTGTTTGAtcaaaccatattaataatatatttttttcagtattgtttttctttgtcgtctgatttatcgtttCATAGTTTGCAACtgatagcttccgcatgacgccctctggATTTCGAATCCAACAACTCCCTCCGCCTGATATCCTTTACTTTTTAATCTGTCACAAAAAAATATTGTCGTACTATAAttagtaataatttaattttaaaatttttgtttttacccttaatgaaataatttatgaCCATACAAATATTTAAGATTTGTTTTAGATCACAAGCTTCAAAAATCTTCCTTTTTCTTAAATGTCGTTTCAAGTCAAACGGTGTCATATAAAATAAGACGGATGGAGTAATAATAATTGTAAATTagaaggaagaagaaaaagaactatAAAGGATGCTCAAGTTATTCTTGCAAATCTTAGAGATATTTTGTGGTCTATGCTTTGAATGGAGCTAGGAGGGAAGAAGCTAATTATTA encodes the following:
- the LOC107862016 gene encoding uncharacterized protein LOC107862016, whose protein sequence is MSYTKPKAIPLTVAVLSLLLVSAVSVSFVNGTSVVDGVVSEPIYGVVSSGSKRFLGENNATGNSSLVLAAERTHRRDPLEDRSYYTGGWNISNEHYWASVAYTGAPLFIIALFWFVACAICLLLVCICCCCCRRGRYGYSRTAYALSLTFLTAFTIAAIIGSVFLYTGQGKFHDGTKHTLDYVVQQARSTVDGLRNVSNTLAVAKHTGVSQIFIPQNVQNNIDKVDAKINSAAETLENETEKNKKDIMIILDFVRRILIIVAAVMLGLAALGFLFSILGLQVLVYILVIIGWILVAVTFILCGLFLVLHNATGDTCVAMDDWVKHPSAHTALDDIIPCVDPATAQDTLSQSKEVTYQLVGVSNRIITNISNINPPSGVGYNQSGPLVPNLCNPFNSDKTDRKCASGEVELSNATQVWKNYVCQVSASNVCSTVGRLTPAMYDQMTAVVNVSNGLYHSGPFLKELLDCTFLRDTFTVIHDEHCPDLSRYSKWIYIGLALVSAAVMLSLICWVLYARERRHRKYTKLVDATYGQESNAGKSHG